The Psychrobacillus sp. FSL K6-4046 DNA window TAGTTCAATTTAAAAACGTGAAATTAGAAAACTCCATTTCACGTTTTACTTTGTTCAGTCTAATGATAAAAAATCTGCATTATATGTTTGAAGAGGAAGCAGAGTTTCTGGGAACAGTGCTAGTGTAACAGGAAAAAGGCTTACTCCTTAAAGAATAAGCCTTGCCTATGGTTAATAGTAATTTATTTCTTCATCGAACGTCGCATAATCAAAGTAAATCATTAACATTAAGTATCGTTTCCCATTTTGATCACTAATAATCACATGATCGCGTCCAGCAGCCTCTACATATCCGTTCAGGACTACATTGTTTCGTGTTGCATTGTTTTCAAAAGTAAAATAAAAAGTTCCTAATTTTCCTTTGTTGGCTCTTAAAATGTTCTCCACATAGGATTCTTCTGCTGACCGTCCACCGGCAGGTATTTGGATCCCAGGAGTATATTGCTGTTGGGGCGGTTGTTGCCCCGGAACCTGTTGCCCTTGCGAGTACTGTTGGTTTGGATAGCCACCTGGATACCAATAATACTGAACCATTTATACATCCTCTCTTTTTTTAAATCTCTGGACATTCTTCTTCGGTAGGCGAAAAGAAACAGTGTGCTTTAAAGCGTCCGGTATTCCATTGACCATACCATTGTGCTGGACATGGAGTACTCTCGCCAGGATCAAAAAACCATAATGATCTGGTAGCAGGATGAAAACGCTCACCGTTAACTACACGTTGTGCTAGTTTTAGATCACTATCTCTTGCACGCTGGTAAAAGTATGGCTTAGTAGTTGCCTCAAAGCCACCGGGACGTTGAAAAACCATTTGCTCGAGGTTTCGTATATCTGTAAAATCTAAACAAGCTGTACGAACTCGATTTACACCTACATTACCAACCATTAGCATTCCTAGTTCGCCTTCGCCCTCTGCTTCTGCTCGCATTAGCCTTGCTAGTAGATCGATGTCTTTCGAAGTCGCACGAACTACCGCCAATGCATCACCTCCTACATTAAACTATGTTAAGAAATGACCTATCATGACAAATTTTGCATATAAAAAAGACTACCCAAAGGCAGTCTCAGATTTTAGACAAAAGGTGTAGAAACGATTTCGATTTCTTCCCCTTTTCCGGGTAATCCAGGTTAAGTCTGTGATATAGACTGAGTAGCCCACGGTTTGCCTCTCCGTCATTTAATAAGAAACATTATTGTTGATTGGAGCGCGGAGTGGCGACTCCAGCGGTAATAGCGCGAGCTGAAGACCCTGGACTGAGCGCAGCGAGGGAAGCAACTTTAACAAGCTTTATCTCCATCTTAAAGAAAAAGACTGTAGGCAAACACCAAAATTCATGGGGTTTGTGCTACAGTCTGAGACTACCAAAAGGCAGCCTTTTATATATTTATATTAAAGATTGAAAAATGTAGAGCGTTTTTCGCCTTCTAAAATAGTACCAACGAAGAACGAACCGAACTCGCCATAGCGAGCGCTTACTTCATCAAAGCGCATTTCATATACTAATTTTTTAAATTGAAGTACATCATCTGAGAATAAAGTTACTCCCCATTCAAAATCGTCAAAGCCGACAGAACCTGAGATAATCTGTTTCACTTTTCCTGCATAGCTGCGACCAATCATTCCATGGCTACGCATTAACTCTTTGCGTTGCTCCATAGGAAGCATATACCAGTTATCGTTGCCATCACGACGCTTGTCCATTGGGTAGAAGCAAACGTATTGAGAGCGTTGAAGTTGTGGATATAGACGTGAGCGC harbors:
- the gerQ gene encoding spore coat protein GerQ; translation: MVQYYWYPGGYPNQQYSQGQQVPGQQPPQQQYTPGIQIPAGGRSAEESYVENILRANKGKLGTFYFTFENNATRNNVVLNGYVEAAGRDHVIISDQNGKRYLMLMIYFDYATFDEEINYY
- a CDS encoding cell wall hydrolase, with translation MAVVRATSKDIDLLARLMRAEAEGEGELGMLMVGNVGVNRVRTACLDFTDIRNLEQMVFQRPGGFEATTKPYFYQRARDSDLKLAQRVVNGERFHPATRSLWFFDPGESTPCPAQWYGQWNTGRFKAHCFFSPTEEECPEI